One genomic segment of Polyodon spathula isolate WHYD16114869_AA chromosome 17, ASM1765450v1, whole genome shotgun sequence includes these proteins:
- the LOC121329492 gene encoding D(4) dopamine receptor-like isoform X3, with product MPQFQGGVWTLSTVLCDVLMTMDVMLCTASIFNLCAISVDRFIAVSIPLNYNRKHIDQRQIILLSATWIFALAVASPVMLGINHVPDRDPALCKLEDNNYIIYSSVCSFFIPCPIMLLLYCLMFRGLKQWEDSRETKLKNSMQASMKFQSGHFLPQCSPPVIERDPADIKLKELNRYSHPDCTFPKEYKDGHTQTIALPKLKCVQAPSTKKRAKINGRERKAMKVLPVVVGVFLFCWTPFFVVHITRALCESCDISPELMSIVTWLGYVNSALNPIIYTVFNTEFRNFFRKFLRSCC from the exons ATGCCTCAG TTCCAGGGAGGAGTGTGGACCTTAAGCACAGTGCTTTGCGATGTGCTGATGACAATGGATGTGATGCTATGCACTGCCTCAATTTTCAACCTCTGTGCAATAAGTGTCGACCG GTTCATTGCCGTATCCATTCCTCTCAACTATAACAGAAAGCACATCGACCAGAGACAAATAATTTTGCTCTCCGCCACCTGGATTTTTGCATTAGCCGTGGCTTCCCCCGTGATGTTGGGGATAAACCATGTTCCTGACAGGGACCCGGCCTTGTGTAAGCTGGAGGACAATAATTACATCATTTATTCCTCGGTTTGTTCCTTCTTCATTCCCTGCCCCATCATGCTGCTCCTGTACTGCCTGATGTTCCGGGGTTTAAAGCAGTGGGAGGATTCACGCGAAACCAAGCTGAAGAACAGCATGCAAGCCTCCATGAAGTTTCAAAGCGGACACTTCCTGCCTCAATGCTCCCCTCCCGTTATTGAGAGGGATCCAGCTGATATCAAACTAAAGGAACTCAATCGCTATTCGCATCCAGACTGCACTTTTCCTAAGGAGTATAAGGATGGCCACACACAGACAATAGCATTACCAAAGCTGAAGTGTGTCCAGGCACCCTCTACGAAGAAGCGAGCCAAAATCAATGGGCGGGAGAGGAAGGCAATGAAGGTGCTCCCGGTTGTTGTCG GTGTGTTTCTTTTCTGCTGGACTCCGTTTTTTGTGGTGCACATCACAAGAGCACTGTGCGAGTCCTGTGACATCTCCCCAGAGCTAATGAGCATCGTGACCTGGCTGGGGTACGTGAACAGTGCGTTGAACCCCATCATCTACACCGTCTTCAACACCGAATTTAGGAATTTTTTCCGTAAATTTTTGCGCAGTTGCTGTTAA
- the LOC121329492 gene encoding D(4) dopamine receptor-like isoform X2 encodes MILTSSLPLFKFQGGVWTLSTVLCDVLMTMDVMLCTASIFNLCAISVDRFIAVSIPLNYNRKHIDQRQIILLSATWIFALAVASPVMLGINHVPDRDPALCKLEDNNYIIYSSVCSFFIPCPIMLLLYCLMFRGLKQWEDSRETKLKNSMQASMKFQSGHFLPQCSPPVIERDPADIKLKELNRYSHPDCTFPKEYKDGHTQTIALPKLKCVQAPSTKKRAKINGRERKAMKVLPVVVGVFLFCWTPFFVVHITRALCESCDISPELMSIVTWLGYVNSALNPIIYTVFNTEFRNFFRKFLRSCC; translated from the exons ATGATCTTGACCTCATCCCTACCTTTGTTCAAG TTCCAGGGAGGAGTGTGGACCTTAAGCACAGTGCTTTGCGATGTGCTGATGACAATGGATGTGATGCTATGCACTGCCTCAATTTTCAACCTCTGTGCAATAAGTGTCGACCG GTTCATTGCCGTATCCATTCCTCTCAACTATAACAGAAAGCACATCGACCAGAGACAAATAATTTTGCTCTCCGCCACCTGGATTTTTGCATTAGCCGTGGCTTCCCCCGTGATGTTGGGGATAAACCATGTTCCTGACAGGGACCCGGCCTTGTGTAAGCTGGAGGACAATAATTACATCATTTATTCCTCGGTTTGTTCCTTCTTCATTCCCTGCCCCATCATGCTGCTCCTGTACTGCCTGATGTTCCGGGGTTTAAAGCAGTGGGAGGATTCACGCGAAACCAAGCTGAAGAACAGCATGCAAGCCTCCATGAAGTTTCAAAGCGGACACTTCCTGCCTCAATGCTCCCCTCCCGTTATTGAGAGGGATCCAGCTGATATCAAACTAAAGGAACTCAATCGCTATTCGCATCCAGACTGCACTTTTCCTAAGGAGTATAAGGATGGCCACACACAGACAATAGCATTACCAAAGCTGAAGTGTGTCCAGGCACCCTCTACGAAGAAGCGAGCCAAAATCAATGGGCGGGAGAGGAAGGCAATGAAGGTGCTCCCGGTTGTTGTCG GTGTGTTTCTTTTCTGCTGGACTCCGTTTTTTGTGGTGCACATCACAAGAGCACTGTGCGAGTCCTGTGACATCTCCCCAGAGCTAATGAGCATCGTGACCTGGCTGGGGTACGTGAACAGTGCGTTGAACCCCATCATCTACACCGTCTTCAACACCGAATTTAGGAATTTTTTCCGTAAATTTTTGCGCAGTTGCTGTTAA